The Trachemys scripta elegans isolate TJP31775 chromosome 6, CAS_Tse_1.0, whole genome shotgun sequence genome includes a window with the following:
- the RGMB gene encoding RGM domain family member B isoform X1 has translation MMRKRRKRGGRLACSCSSPVPPPPPESRRPAWTGMGRAAPSYAAGAEQRRRLHPPPPAALFLLFNVGLLLRTGDCQLQTPCRIQKCTTDFVSLTSHLNSALDGFDLEFCKALRAYSACTYRNSKVCRGNLVYHSAVLGISDLMSQRNCSKDGPTSSTNPEVTHDPCNYSGRIGARELRGGEQTPPTYLFCGLFGDPHLRTFKDHFQTCKVEGAWPLIDNNYLSVQVTNVPLVPGSSATATNKITIIFKSYQDCTEQKVYQAVTDDLPAAFVDGTTSGGDSDTKSLRIVERVSGRYVEMHARYIGATVFVRQVGHYLTLAIRMPEELAMAYEESQDLQLCVNGCPSSERIDDSGHLPLPVMGQLLPHAASTQPRSVYTLESATTKCHEKMLVKDIYFYSCVFDLLTTGDANFTAAAHSALQDVEALHPRKERWHIFPNSGNGDMGKNSKLSVSLGLVCLILVAFL, from the exons ATGAT gaggaagaggaggaagcgaGGAGGCCGGCTCGCCTGCTCATGCAGCAGTCCCGTCCCGCCGCCACCGCCGGAGTCCCGCAGACCTGCATGGACGGGCATGGGGAGAGCAGCACCTTCCTACGCCGCCGGGGCTGAGCAACGCCGCCGGCTGCACCCGCCGCCGCCGGCCGCCCTGTTTCTCCTCTTCAACGTCGGGTTGCTGCTGCGCACAG GTGACTGCCAGCTGCAAACACCATGTCGAATCCAGAAGTGCACCACAGACTTTGTGTCATTAACTTCGCATCTAAACTCTGCTCTTGATGGCTTTGATTTGGAGTTCTGCAAAGCCCTGCGGGCGTATTCTGCCTGCACCTATCGCAATTCCAAAGTCTGTCGTGGAAACCTAGTTTACCATTCTGCTGTGCTAGGGATCAGCGACCTCATGAGCCAGAGAAACTGCTCCAAGGATGGGCCAACATCTTCTACTAACCCTGAAGTTACCCACGACCCCTGTAATTACAGTggccgcataggagccagagaacttCGGGGAGGGGAGCAAACCCCTCCTACTTACCTCTTTTGTGGTTTGTTTGGTGATCCTCACCTTAGGACTTTTAAGGATCACTTTCAGACATGCAAAGTGGAAGGTGCCTGGCCTCTCATAGACAATAACTACTTATCAGTGCAAGTGACGAATGTGCCTCTGGTGCCAGGATCCAGTGCTACTGCTACAAATAAG ATAACTATTATCTTTAAATCATACCAAGACTGCACAGAGCAGAAGGTGTACCAGGCAGTGACTGATGACCTACCGGCGGCTTTTGTAGATGGCACAACAAGTGGAGGTGACAGTGACACCAAGAGCTTGCGCATAGTggagagagtcagtggcagatacGTGGAGATGCACGCCAGGTACATCGGGGCCACTGTGTTTGTGCGCCAAGTTGGACATTACCTAACGCTGGCCATTCGCATGCCAGAAGAGCTGGCCATGGCTTATGAAGAAAGCCAGGACCTCCAGCTGTGTGTGAATGGCTGCCCCTCGAGTGAACGCATTGATGATAGTGGTCACTTACCTTTGCCCGTTATGGGGCAGCTTCTTCCACATGCTGCCTCTACTCAGCCCCGGTCTGTGTACACACTGGAGAGTGCCACTACCAAATGCCATGAGAAGATGCTGGTGAAGGACATCTATTTTTACTCTTGTGTGTTTGATCTGCTCACCACTGGTGATGCTAACTTCACGGCAGCAGCTCATAGTGCCTTGCAGGACGTAGAGGCACTGCACCCCAGGAAAGAGCGCTGGCACATCTTCCCCAACAGTGGAAATGGTGATATGGGCAAAAATAGCAAATTGTCCGTTAGTCTTGGACTTGTGTGCTTAATCCTTGTTGCGtttttgtag
- the RGMB gene encoding RGM domain family member B isoform X2, with product MGRAAPSYAAGAEQRRRLHPPPPAALFLLFNVGLLLRTGDCQLQTPCRIQKCTTDFVSLTSHLNSALDGFDLEFCKALRAYSACTYRNSKVCRGNLVYHSAVLGISDLMSQRNCSKDGPTSSTNPEVTHDPCNYSGRIGARELRGGEQTPPTYLFCGLFGDPHLRTFKDHFQTCKVEGAWPLIDNNYLSVQVTNVPLVPGSSATATNKITIIFKSYQDCTEQKVYQAVTDDLPAAFVDGTTSGGDSDTKSLRIVERVSGRYVEMHARYIGATVFVRQVGHYLTLAIRMPEELAMAYEESQDLQLCVNGCPSSERIDDSGHLPLPVMGQLLPHAASTQPRSVYTLESATTKCHEKMLVKDIYFYSCVFDLLTTGDANFTAAAHSALQDVEALHPRKERWHIFPNSGNGDMGKNSKLSVSLGLVCLILVAFL from the exons ATGGGGAGAGCAGCACCTTCCTACGCCGCCGGGGCTGAGCAACGCCGCCGGCTGCACCCGCCGCCGCCGGCCGCCCTGTTTCTCCTCTTCAACGTCGGGTTGCTGCTGCGCACAG GTGACTGCCAGCTGCAAACACCATGTCGAATCCAGAAGTGCACCACAGACTTTGTGTCATTAACTTCGCATCTAAACTCTGCTCTTGATGGCTTTGATTTGGAGTTCTGCAAAGCCCTGCGGGCGTATTCTGCCTGCACCTATCGCAATTCCAAAGTCTGTCGTGGAAACCTAGTTTACCATTCTGCTGTGCTAGGGATCAGCGACCTCATGAGCCAGAGAAACTGCTCCAAGGATGGGCCAACATCTTCTACTAACCCTGAAGTTACCCACGACCCCTGTAATTACAGTggccgcataggagccagagaacttCGGGGAGGGGAGCAAACCCCTCCTACTTACCTCTTTTGTGGTTTGTTTGGTGATCCTCACCTTAGGACTTTTAAGGATCACTTTCAGACATGCAAAGTGGAAGGTGCCTGGCCTCTCATAGACAATAACTACTTATCAGTGCAAGTGACGAATGTGCCTCTGGTGCCAGGATCCAGTGCTACTGCTACAAATAAG ATAACTATTATCTTTAAATCATACCAAGACTGCACAGAGCAGAAGGTGTACCAGGCAGTGACTGATGACCTACCGGCGGCTTTTGTAGATGGCACAACAAGTGGAGGTGACAGTGACACCAAGAGCTTGCGCATAGTggagagagtcagtggcagatacGTGGAGATGCACGCCAGGTACATCGGGGCCACTGTGTTTGTGCGCCAAGTTGGACATTACCTAACGCTGGCCATTCGCATGCCAGAAGAGCTGGCCATGGCTTATGAAGAAAGCCAGGACCTCCAGCTGTGTGTGAATGGCTGCCCCTCGAGTGAACGCATTGATGATAGTGGTCACTTACCTTTGCCCGTTATGGGGCAGCTTCTTCCACATGCTGCCTCTACTCAGCCCCGGTCTGTGTACACACTGGAGAGTGCCACTACCAAATGCCATGAGAAGATGCTGGTGAAGGACATCTATTTTTACTCTTGTGTGTTTGATCTGCTCACCACTGGTGATGCTAACTTCACGGCAGCAGCTCATAGTGCCTTGCAGGACGTAGAGGCACTGCACCCCAGGAAAGAGCGCTGGCACATCTTCCCCAACAGTGGAAATGGTGATATGGGCAAAAATAGCAAATTGTCCGTTAGTCTTGGACTTGTGTGCTTAATCCTTGTTGCGtttttgtag